One window of the Candidatus Palauibacter soopunensis genome contains the following:
- a CDS encoding amidase, with protein MSEMDRRTFLQAGAAAGALLSFGGCAPRDDAPGSGSGGSGDETSAADIPDFALEEITIDEVHAGMRSGEYTCRLITEMYLERIEALNRQGPRLFAVLETNPDALEIADELDREFQASGPRGPLHGIPLLLKDNVDTADGMTTTAGSTALLGSIAPQDSFVAAGLRSAGALLLGKANMSEWAGWKSFEFGASGWSGRGWDGGRGGFCRNPYALDRTPGGSSSGSGSAAAANLAVATIGSETDGSIVGPSSRNCLVGIKPTIGLHSRGGVIPIAHSQDSTGPMARTVRDAAIMLGTMVGVDPRDPLTAASAGNFLTDYTGALDPAGLEGARVGVLREYAGFDSRVDALFEEALDVMRAEGATVVDPVTLPEELRFGNEYEMEVLYHEFKADLNAYLASLGPDAPIKSLAELIEYNEANHDLELALYGQELHVRSQERGPLTDQRYLDALATSHRLSRDEGIDRAMDEHGLDALVGITAGIPAMQDPLDASGGGGGGCSTPPAMAAYPNMSVPMGFIRGLPVGMSLCGRAWSEMTLIRLAYAFEQATNVRRPPTFQATVRV; from the coding sequence ATGTCCGAGATGGATCGGCGCACTTTCCTGCAGGCCGGCGCGGCGGCCGGCGCCTTGCTCTCCTTCGGCGGCTGCGCGCCCCGGGACGACGCCCCCGGCTCCGGGTCCGGAGGGTCGGGGGATGAGACCTCGGCGGCCGACATCCCGGACTTCGCGCTCGAGGAGATCACGATCGACGAGGTCCACGCGGGGATGCGGTCGGGTGAATACACCTGCCGGTTGATCACGGAGATGTACCTCGAGCGGATCGAGGCGCTGAACCGGCAAGGGCCGCGGCTGTTCGCGGTGCTCGAGACGAATCCGGACGCACTCGAGATCGCCGACGAACTCGACCGCGAGTTCCAGGCCTCGGGCCCCAGGGGGCCGCTGCACGGGATCCCGCTGCTGCTCAAGGACAACGTCGATACCGCGGACGGGATGACGACGACGGCCGGGTCGACGGCGCTCCTCGGGTCCATCGCGCCGCAGGATTCGTTCGTGGCGGCGGGGCTGCGCTCGGCCGGGGCGCTGCTGCTCGGCAAGGCGAACATGAGCGAGTGGGCGGGCTGGAAGTCGTTCGAGTTCGGGGCCTCGGGCTGGAGCGGCCGCGGGTGGGACGGCGGCCGGGGCGGCTTCTGCAGGAACCCCTACGCGCTCGACCGCACGCCGGGCGGGTCGAGTTCCGGGTCCGGATCGGCGGCCGCGGCCAACCTCGCGGTCGCGACGATCGGCTCCGAGACCGATGGCTCGATCGTCGGCCCGTCGTCGCGCAACTGCCTCGTCGGAATCAAGCCCACGATCGGCCTCCACAGCCGGGGCGGGGTCATCCCCATCGCCCACAGCCAGGACAGCACCGGCCCCATGGCCCGCACCGTGCGCGACGCCGCGATCATGCTCGGCACCATGGTCGGCGTCGACCCCCGCGACCCGCTGACCGCCGCGAGCGCGGGCAACTTCCTGACCGACTACACCGGCGCGCTCGACCCGGCCGGCCTCGAGGGCGCCCGCGTCGGCGTCCTGCGCGAGTACGCCGGCTTCGACAGCCGCGTCGACGCCCTGTTCGAGGAGGCCCTCGACGTCATGCGGGCGGAGGGCGCGACCGTCGTCGACCCCGTCACGCTCCCGGAGGAACTCCGGTTCGGCAACGAGTACGAGATGGAGGTGCTGTACCACGAGTTCAAGGCGGATCTCAACGCGTATCTCGCGTCGCTGGGGCCGGACGCCCCGATCAAGTCGCTGGCCGAACTCATCGAGTACAACGAGGCGAACCACGACCTCGAACTCGCCCTCTACGGGCAGGAACTGCACGTGCGCTCGCAGGAACGCGGGCCGCTCACCGACCAGCGGTACCTCGACGCGCTGGCGACGAGCCATCGGCTCTCCCGCGACGAAGGGATCGACCGCGCGATGGATGAGCACGGGCTGGACGCGCTCGTCGGGATCACGGCGGGGATCCCCGCCATGCAGGATCCGCTCGATGCCTCCGGCGGGGGCGGGGGCGGGTGCTCCACGCCGCCGGCCATGGCCGCCTACCCCAACATGTCCGTCCCCATGGGGTTCATCCGGGGACTCCCGGTGGGGATGTCGCTCTGCGGCCGCGCGTGGAGCGAGATGACGCTCATCCGTCTCGCGTACGCCTTCGAGCAGGCGACGAACGTCCGCCGGCCCCCGACGTTCCAGGCGACGGTCCGGGTCTGA
- a CDS encoding DUF4276 family protein yields the protein MTRIAIYMEGGGDRSRGRDAIRRGMDTFLATLKQAARDKSLKWKLVACGSRDDAYRGFRNAVETDPQSVNLLLVDSEQPVANGPRQHLRARDRWDVSGTPESRLHLMVQTMETWIIADPACLAAYYGQGFRPNSLPQRTDLEAEPKRQVAASLREATAHTTKGVYHKIRHASDLLEAIDPDAVRHRCRHCDRLFNELARLIEAA from the coding sequence ATGACGCGCATCGCCATCTACATGGAAGGCGGCGGCGATCGCTCACGAGGCCGGGACGCCATTCGGCGAGGGATGGACACGTTTCTCGCGACACTCAAACAGGCGGCGAGGGACAAGAGTCTGAAATGGAAGCTTGTCGCCTGCGGTTCGCGCGACGATGCTTATCGTGGCTTTAGAAATGCTGTTGAGACCGACCCCCAATCGGTAAACCTGCTCCTAGTCGATTCCGAGCAACCCGTCGCGAATGGACCGCGCCAACACTTGCGGGCACGCGATAGGTGGGATGTGAGTGGCACGCCGGAGTCCCGGCTGCATCTCATGGTTCAGACGATGGAGACTTGGATCATCGCGGACCCAGCGTGCCTGGCAGCGTACTACGGCCAAGGGTTCCGACCGAACAGCTTGCCGCAACGGACTGATCTTGAGGCGGAACCTAAGAGACAAGTTGCGGCGAGCTTGAGGGAGGCGACCGCGCATACGACGAAGGGGGTCTATCACAAGATTCGACACGCAAGCGATCTATTGGAGGCAATCGATCCCGACGCGGTCCGCCACCGCTGTCGGCATTGTGATCGACTCTTCAACGAGCTTGCCCGACTGATCGAGGCTGCGTGA
- a CDS encoding CocE/NonD family hydrolase, whose amino-acid sequence MRSRIMLWAVALFAVACGPPQDAADAPPPTPAQTTAVQTEAEAEAAAHHEYLAANYEKSEYMVAMRDGIELYTLVYEPRDRSREYPILLFRTPYSIGPYEPGEYRNPLGPSREFDLSGYIFAFQDVRGQFRSEGEFEVIRAPAPEPRGPTDTDEITDNWDAIEWLLANVENHNGRVGQWGISYPGWQTVMGMVDAHPALVASSPQASPSDMFIGDDWHHNGAFRIMYAFSWLSGNARRRDGPTDTRGARFDYGTTSGYDFFLNAGSAATVDELYFHGDVPAWRDFIEHPNYDEFWQRQNALRYLDDVRPATLNVAGWFDTEDFYGPMSIYRTVEAENPGLENTLVVGPWLHGGWRRMDGDFLGCIAFDTKTSLHFQREFQFPFFEYHLKDEGAWDATEAHVFLTGTNEWRAYDAWPPADVTPVSLYLGPNGTLGFEPPTRTADSGAEAAVDLHADSYLSDPANPVPFSVEERTTLGHLWKVEDQRFASGRPDVLVYESEPLAEDLTIAGPIGAEIFVSTTGMDSDWIVKLIDVYPEDAPPSGNCDVPMGGYQMHLAGEIMRGRFRNDLENPEPMVPGEVTRIEIDLRDRFHTFKAGHRLMVHVQSSWFPAYDRNPQTFVDTYRALPGDYQAATQTVYRSGDYPSRVILGVLPEDP is encoded by the coding sequence ATGAGGTCCCGGATCATGCTCTGGGCGGTCGCGCTGTTCGCGGTCGCGTGCGGGCCGCCGCAGGACGCGGCCGATGCGCCGCCGCCGACTCCCGCCCAAACCACGGCGGTTCAGACCGAAGCGGAAGCCGAGGCGGCGGCGCACCACGAGTATCTCGCGGCGAACTACGAGAAGTCCGAGTACATGGTCGCGATGCGGGACGGGATCGAACTGTACACGCTCGTCTACGAGCCGCGGGACCGCTCGCGCGAATATCCCATCCTCCTCTTCCGCACGCCGTATTCCATCGGCCCCTACGAGCCCGGCGAGTATCGGAACCCGCTCGGGCCGTCACGGGAGTTCGACCTTTCCGGCTACATTTTCGCCTTCCAGGACGTGCGCGGGCAGTTCCGGTCGGAAGGAGAGTTCGAGGTCATCCGCGCCCCCGCTCCGGAGCCGCGCGGTCCCACCGATACAGACGAGATCACGGACAACTGGGACGCGATCGAGTGGCTGCTCGCGAACGTCGAGAACCACAACGGACGCGTGGGCCAGTGGGGGATCTCCTATCCCGGCTGGCAGACGGTCATGGGAATGGTGGACGCGCACCCGGCACTCGTGGCGTCGTCGCCCCAGGCCTCGCCGTCCGACATGTTCATCGGCGACGACTGGCACCATAACGGGGCATTCCGGATCATGTACGCCTTCTCGTGGCTGTCCGGGAACGCCCGCCGCCGCGACGGTCCCACCGACACGCGCGGCGCCCGCTTCGACTACGGCACGACCTCCGGCTACGACTTCTTCCTCAACGCCGGGTCCGCCGCCACGGTGGACGAACTCTACTTCCACGGCGACGTGCCGGCGTGGCGCGACTTCATCGAGCACCCCAACTACGACGAGTTCTGGCAGCGGCAGAACGCCCTCCGCTACCTGGACGACGTCCGCCCCGCGACGCTCAACGTGGCGGGCTGGTTCGACACCGAGGACTTCTACGGCCCCATGTCGATCTACCGGACCGTCGAGGCGGAGAATCCCGGCCTCGAGAACACGCTCGTCGTCGGCCCCTGGCTGCACGGCGGCTGGCGGCGCATGGACGGCGACTTCCTCGGCTGCATCGCCTTCGACACGAAGACCTCGCTCCACTTCCAGCGCGAGTTCCAGTTCCCCTTCTTCGAGTATCACCTGAAGGACGAGGGCGCCTGGGACGCGACGGAGGCCCACGTCTTCCTGACGGGGACGAACGAATGGCGCGCCTACGACGCCTGGCCGCCGGCGGACGTCACCCCGGTGAGCCTGTACCTGGGTCCGAATGGCACGCTGGGCTTCGAACCGCCGACGCGGACCGCGGACTCGGGGGCCGAGGCGGCCGTGGACCTGCACGCCGACTCATACCTGAGCGACCCTGCCAATCCGGTGCCGTTTTCCGTCGAGGAGCGCACGACGCTCGGTCACCTGTGGAAGGTGGAGGACCAGCGCTTCGCCTCGGGGCGTCCCGACGTCCTCGTCTACGAGTCCGAACCGCTGGCCGAGGACCTCACGATCGCCGGCCCGATCGGAGCCGAGATTTTCGTCTCCACGACGGGGATGGACTCCGACTGGATCGTGAAGCTGATCGATGTCTATCCGGAGGACGCACCGCCGAGCGGGAACTGCGACGTACCGATGGGCGGCTACCAGATGCACCTGGCCGGCGAGATCATGCGCGGCCGCTTCCGGAACGACCTCGAGAACCCGGAGCCGATGGTGCCGGGTGAGGTGACGAGGATCGAAATCGACCTCCGCGACCGATTCCACACGTTCAAGGCCGGGCATCGGCTCATGGTCCACGTCCAGAGTTCGTGGTTCCCGGCGTACGACCGGAACCCGCAGACGTTCGTGGACACGTATCGCGCGTTGCCGGGGGACTACCAGGCCGCCACTCAGACGGTGTATCGGTCCGGCGATTATCCTTCACGCGTAATCCTCGGCGTCCTGCCGGAAGACCCCTGA
- a CDS encoding deoxyhypusine synthase family protein has product MTLTDFIDRHYRHFNAAALRAAAEAWRDLIDGGGQMLLTLAGAMSTAELGLSLAEMIRAGKVHAICATGANLEEDLFNLVAHDHYRRIPDWRALTAEQEKDLERRGLNRVTDTCIPEAEAFRAVEAPLRELWRSVDAAGECRLAHEYLYQLIRDRTLADRYQIDPADSWLVAAAEADLPLFVPGWEDSTLGNVLVAEQLGGGLGRPGPVLGGTEYMAALAEWYARTSTGRTLAEAPEIDVDPDAAPRPADTGADRDAKPVGLFQIGGGIAGDFPICVVPMIRQDLRRWCPYWAYFCQISDSTTSYGSYSGAVPNEKITWGKLDVDTPKFVIESDATIVAPLVFGYVLGW; this is encoded by the coding sequence GTGACGCTCACCGACTTCATCGACCGTCACTACCGCCACTTCAACGCCGCGGCGCTGCGGGCGGCCGCCGAGGCCTGGCGCGACCTGATCGACGGCGGAGGACAGATGCTCCTCACGCTGGCCGGCGCCATGAGCACGGCCGAACTCGGCCTCTCCCTGGCGGAGATGATCCGGGCCGGGAAGGTGCACGCGATTTGCGCCACCGGCGCGAACCTCGAGGAGGACCTGTTCAACCTCGTAGCGCACGACCACTACCGGCGCATCCCCGACTGGCGCGCGCTCACGGCCGAGCAGGAGAAGGACCTCGAGCGGCGCGGGCTGAACCGCGTGACCGACACCTGCATCCCCGAGGCCGAGGCGTTTCGCGCCGTCGAGGCGCCGCTGCGCGAGCTGTGGCGGTCGGTCGACGCCGCGGGCGAGTGCCGACTCGCGCACGAGTACCTCTATCAGTTGATCCGGGACCGCACCCTCGCGGACCGCTACCAGATCGATCCGGCCGATTCCTGGCTCGTGGCAGCCGCGGAGGCCGATCTGCCCCTGTTCGTGCCCGGCTGGGAAGATTCCACGCTGGGCAACGTCCTCGTCGCGGAACAGCTCGGCGGCGGACTGGGCCGTCCGGGACCCGTCCTCGGAGGCACAGAGTACATGGCGGCGCTCGCCGAGTGGTACGCGCGCACGAGCACCGGCCGAACGCTGGCGGAGGCGCCCGAGATCGACGTCGACCCGGACGCGGCGCCGAGGCCGGCGGACACCGGCGCCGACCGGGACGCGAAGCCCGTCGGCCTGTTCCAGATCGGTGGCGGGATCGCCGGCGACTTCCCCATCTGCGTCGTCCCCATGATCCGGCAGGATCTGCGGCGCTGGTGTCCCTACTGGGCGTACTTCTGTCAGATCAGCGACTCCACCACGAGCTACGGGTCGTACTCCGGCGCCGTCCCCAACGAGAAGATCACCTGGGGCAAGCTGGACGTGGACACGCCGAAGTTCGTCATCGAGTCCGACGCGACGATCGTCGCCCCGCTCGTGTTCGGCTACGTCCTCGGCTGGTAG
- the mobC gene encoding plasmid mobilization relaxosome protein MobC, with the protein MVRPRKPEAELRSRTIGVRVNTAEAAEIAERAGAARMTTGGYMRRRALGQPVREAVVLRLGAAERVELHRIGVNLNQIARALNSGASAPSGTLEAVERVGELAAGLLSGEALDR; encoded by the coding sequence TTGGTCCGTCCCCGGAAGCCCGAGGCCGAACTTCGCAGCCGCACGATCGGCGTGCGCGTCAACACCGCGGAGGCCGCGGAGATCGCCGAGCGGGCCGGAGCGGCCCGCATGACGACGGGCGGCTACATGCGCCGCAGGGCGCTGGGGCAGCCGGTCCGCGAGGCGGTCGTTCTCCGTCTCGGCGCGGCGGAGCGGGTCGAACTCCACCGGATCGGCGTCAATCTAAACCAGATCGCCCGCGCCCTGAACTCCGGGGCTTCCGCTCCTTCCGGTACGCTGGAGGCGGTCGAGCGGGTGGGCGAGCTCGCGGCGGGTCTCCTGAGCGGGGAGGCGCTGGACCGGTGA
- a CDS encoding serine hydrolase domain-containing protein, which produces MRATVTRPGVIRPRALRSRLMRIGVPLVVVSLGAAEVRGQAAPDFASVRDEIRRALVAWDQPSMAVAVARGGEVVWEEGFGWADRERRIPATEHTMYSLASISKPITATGLMILVERGFVDLDAPANDYLGPAKIDGRAWDAARATVRRVASHTAGLPLHYQFFYEDEPYRRPHMDETIRRYANLVTAPDERWNYSNLGYGILDYIIERVSGQSYMDFMRDEVFQPLGLTRTSVDIGPGLEEFTATRYATDQSPIPFYDFDHPGGSAVFSSAYDLVRFGMFHLGHDLDHQRRIISDAAIERMRQPGGSSGPAAAYGIGWSLRELPGGLRLQRHGGGMGGVRTELAIAPEENAAVVVLSNSATPLTGYISNLLWHTLFPDAVPKPTPPEVPDPHRLEREGILEEAGEGAAPLIDFAPMPELAGEWVGEVDTHLGPHRLALAIDDGGRAHVQLGDDLWTLLNNARFDGEYLRGGFRGDIGTEDANRTDYVLSLELRLRGDTLNGSVTAITLPNVRLGNALTHWAELHRR; this is translated from the coding sequence ATGAGGGCCACCGTCACACGTCCCGGCGTCATACGGCCTCGTGCGCTGCGGTCCCGCCTCATGCGGATCGGCGTCCCACTTGTCGTGGTGTCCCTCGGCGCGGCCGAGGTGCGCGGACAGGCCGCCCCGGACTTCGCGTCCGTCCGTGACGAGATTCGGCGCGCGCTCGTGGCCTGGGACCAGCCATCCATGGCCGTCGCCGTCGCGCGGGGCGGGGAGGTCGTGTGGGAGGAGGGGTTCGGATGGGCGGACCGCGAGCGGCGGATCCCGGCCACGGAACACACGATGTATTCCCTCGCCTCGATCTCGAAGCCGATCACGGCCACCGGCCTCATGATCCTCGTGGAACGGGGCTTCGTCGACCTCGACGCGCCGGCCAACGACTACCTGGGCCCGGCGAAGATCGACGGGAGGGCCTGGGATGCGGCGCGCGCCACGGTGCGGCGCGTGGCGAGCCACACGGCGGGACTCCCCCTCCACTACCAGTTCTTCTATGAGGACGAACCGTACCGCCGCCCGCACATGGACGAGACGATCCGGCGCTACGCCAACCTCGTGACGGCGCCGGACGAACGCTGGAATTACTCGAACCTCGGCTACGGGATCCTCGATTACATCATCGAGCGCGTCTCGGGACAGTCGTACATGGATTTTATGCGGGACGAGGTGTTTCAGCCGCTGGGCCTCACCCGGACCTCGGTCGACATCGGCCCGGGGCTCGAGGAATTCACGGCGACGCGGTACGCGACGGACCAGAGTCCGATCCCGTTCTACGACTTCGACCACCCCGGCGGCTCCGCCGTGTTCAGCAGCGCGTACGACCTCGTCCGCTTCGGAATGTTCCACCTCGGCCACGACCTCGACCATCAGCGGAGGATCATCTCCGACGCGGCGATCGAGCGCATGCGGCAGCCGGGCGGGAGCAGCGGTCCCGCCGCCGCATACGGCATCGGCTGGTCGCTGCGGGAACTTCCGGGCGGCCTCCGGCTGCAGCGCCACGGCGGCGGGATGGGCGGCGTCCGCACGGAACTCGCGATCGCCCCGGAGGAGAACGCCGCCGTCGTCGTCCTCTCCAATTCCGCGACGCCCCTCACCGGCTACATCTCGAACCTCCTCTGGCATACGCTGTTCCCGGACGCCGTACCGAAGCCGACGCCGCCGGAGGTGCCGGACCCTCACCGGCTGGAACGCGAGGGGATCCTCGAGGAGGCCGGGGAGGGTGCCGCCCCGCTGATCGACTTCGCGCCCATGCCGGAGCTTGCCGGGGAGTGGGTCGGCGAGGTGGACACCCACCTCGGGCCGCACCGTCTGGCGCTCGCCATCGACGACGGGGGACGCGCCCACGTCCAACTCGGCGACGACCTGTGGACGCTGCTCAACAACGCCCGCTTCGACGGCGAGTACCTGCGGGGCGGCTTCAGGGGCGACATCGGCACCGAGGACGCGAACCGCACCGACTACGTGCTGTCCCTCGAACTCAGGCTCCGGGGCGACACGCTGAACGGCTCGGTGACGGCCATCACGCTCCCGAACGTGCGCCTGGGGAACGCGCTCACGCACTGGGCGGAACTGCACCGCCGATGA
- a CDS encoding tyrosine-type recombinase/integrase encodes MMARTKRSRRSYGAGEWGRNRVRVFPDPKTGILQIEWRENGRRLTRSLGHREWVRAKRQADQFAGGFVGPEIGNRVTTEPEPLTLGTLFDIYGEEVTPTKGERARRSDKVATRMFFQFFGGDRDPATLSQRDWDRFIRERRAGRIGPSGKPVGDRTIEWDLTFLIAVLNWAERSRDERGDLLLDRNPLKGLRKPREKNPTRVVLSEAEYQALLGVARGVNWRFRVALVLAHETGHRIGAIRQLRWSDIDIEAGVVRWRARHEKTGYEHTTPLTAEALAALEEARRMSRGIGDAPLIPASRDPSVSVSRSMARIWWERAEVAAGLEPKRGRGWHSLRRKFATDLMDLPLKVLCELGGWKNAQTVLRCYQRADEGQLRKALESRRRVRT; translated from the coding sequence ATGATGGCACGCACGAAACGAAGCCGCCGGAGCTACGGCGCCGGCGAATGGGGCCGGAACCGGGTTAGGGTTTTCCCCGATCCAAAGACCGGCATCCTCCAGATCGAGTGGCGCGAGAACGGGCGCAGGCTCACCCGGTCGCTGGGGCACCGCGAATGGGTACGGGCGAAGAGGCAGGCGGACCAGTTCGCCGGCGGGTTTGTCGGCCCGGAGATCGGGAACAGGGTAACAACCGAACCCGAGCCGCTCACGCTGGGGACGCTCTTTGACATCTACGGTGAGGAGGTGACGCCCACCAAGGGCGAACGGGCCCGCCGGAGCGACAAGGTCGCGACGAGGATGTTCTTCCAGTTCTTCGGCGGGGACCGCGACCCGGCCACGCTATCGCAGCGCGACTGGGACCGGTTCATTCGGGAGCGGCGGGCCGGCAGGATCGGACCGAGCGGGAAGCCCGTGGGCGACCGGACGATCGAATGGGACCTCACGTTCCTGATCGCGGTCCTCAACTGGGCCGAAAGGTCCAGGGACGAGCGAGGCGACCTGCTGCTGGACAGGAACCCGCTCAAGGGCCTCAGGAAGCCCAGGGAGAAGAACCCCACCCGGGTCGTTCTCTCCGAGGCCGAGTACCAGGCGCTGCTGGGCGTGGCCCGAGGAGTCAACTGGCGGTTCCGCGTCGCGCTCGTGCTCGCGCACGAGACCGGACACCGGATCGGCGCGATCCGCCAGCTCAGGTGGTCGGATATCGACATCGAAGCCGGGGTGGTGCGGTGGCGCGCGAGGCACGAGAAGACGGGCTACGAACACACCACGCCGCTGACCGCCGAGGCGCTGGCTGCCTTGGAAGAGGCACGGCGGATGAGCCGGGGGATCGGGGACGCCCCGCTGATCCCCGCGTCGAGGGACCCGTCGGTGAGCGTAAGCCGCTCTATGGCGCGCATCTGGTGGGAGCGGGCCGAGGTGGCCGCCGGACTGGAGCCCAAGCGGGGTCGTGGTTGGCACTCGCTCAGGCGCAAGTTCGCAACCGACCTCATGGACCTGCCGCTCAAGGTCTTGTGCGAACTCGGAGGCTGGAAGAACGCGCAAACGGTGCTCAGGTGCTATCAGAGGGCCGATGAGGGACAGCTCAGGAAGGCGCTGGAGAGTCGGCGGAGGGTTCGCACCTGA
- the dapB gene encoding 4-hydroxy-tetrahydrodipicolinate reductase, with protein MSIRVCVGGATGWTGESVVAAILESDEFELTGAVARRAAGQTVGDVRGEADGSRVRMSADVAEALGEPADVYIDYTHPSAVYANIMCAIEAGVAAVVGTSGLTGREYGEIDEAARAAGVGVIAAGNFSITAALLKHFSGIAARHVPHWEIVDMASAGKPDAPSGTAQELAEFLGTVATNEYARPVEDTLGSREARGATIGGAQVHSLRLPSYVISVESIFGLPGERLSIRHDAGSSAEPYVGGTLLAASLAPERVGLTQGLDRLLFE; from the coding sequence ATGAGCATTCGGGTCTGCGTGGGAGGGGCGACGGGGTGGACGGGCGAGAGCGTCGTGGCCGCCATCCTCGAATCGGACGAGTTCGAACTGACGGGCGCCGTGGCGCGGCGGGCCGCGGGACAGACAGTAGGGGACGTGCGGGGAGAGGCGGATGGTTCCCGCGTGCGGATGTCCGCCGACGTGGCGGAGGCGCTCGGCGAGCCGGCCGACGTCTACATCGACTACACGCACCCGAGCGCCGTCTACGCGAACATCATGTGCGCGATCGAAGCGGGGGTCGCCGCGGTGGTCGGGACCTCGGGGCTCACGGGCCGGGAATACGGGGAGATCGACGAGGCGGCGCGCGCGGCGGGCGTCGGAGTGATCGCCGCGGGCAACTTCTCCATCACGGCCGCGCTGCTGAAGCACTTCTCCGGGATCGCGGCGCGCCACGTACCGCACTGGGAGATCGTCGACATGGCGTCGGCCGGAAAGCCCGACGCGCCGAGCGGCACCGCCCAGGAACTGGCCGAGTTCCTGGGGACGGTCGCGACGAACGAATACGCCCGGCCGGTCGAGGACACGCTGGGCTCACGGGAGGCGCGCGGGGCCACGATCGGGGGCGCGCAGGTCCATTCGCTGCGGCTCCCGAGCTATGTCATCTCCGTGGAATCCATCTTCGGCCTTCCCGGAGAACGGCTCTCGATCCGGCACGACGCGGGGTCCAGCGCCGAACCCTACGTGGGCGGCACCCTGCTCGCCGCGAGCCTGGCGCCGGAGCGCGTGGGCCTCACGCAGGGACTCGACCGCCTGCTGTTCGAGTAG
- a CDS encoding AAA family ATPase has translation MIRDMMDLAIRELRLAGLLSFAPGSDPFRLERLNVLIGPNGSGKSNLLEALSLLSATPSDLASVVRRGGGAEAWLWKGQPAAKAAEIEAVLGNGTPWGHPLRYRLSFSHARNRLELVDEAIEELEPTAGHDDVFFFYRFQGGSPAINVRTENGEGSKRYLQRESLLSDQSVLAQRKDPDLYPEVTKTGQTFGAFRTFRSWTFGRHTPLRQPQPADLPEDQLLPDSSNLALVLNQIEHAGDARVNDLLKRFFPRFRRLSTRVSGGTVQFYLHEADFDTPIPATRLSDGTLRFVALLAALYSASPPPLLCIEEPELGLHPDSVALLADVLAEASQRTQLIVTTHSDALVSALSGQPDAVVACERPGAGTELHRLDPEKLAIWLDDYLLGDLWRMGELGANP, from the coding sequence GTGATCCGAGACATGATGGATCTTGCGATACGTGAACTCCGGCTTGCTGGATTGCTGTCGTTCGCGCCGGGATCGGATCCCTTTCGGCTAGAGAGGCTGAACGTCCTCATTGGCCCCAACGGATCGGGCAAGTCCAATCTCCTTGAGGCGTTATCGCTGCTCTCGGCGACACCAAGCGACTTGGCATCCGTCGTGAGAAGGGGAGGAGGCGCGGAGGCGTGGCTTTGGAAAGGCCAGCCGGCGGCCAAGGCTGCCGAGATCGAGGCCGTGCTCGGTAACGGGACCCCGTGGGGCCATCCGTTGCGATACCGCTTGAGTTTTTCCCACGCTCGCAATCGACTGGAACTGGTCGACGAAGCGATTGAGGAGCTGGAGCCGACCGCAGGACATGACGATGTGTTCTTCTTTTATCGGTTCCAAGGCGGCTCCCCTGCCATCAATGTTCGCACGGAGAACGGCGAAGGAAGTAAGCGTTATCTCCAGCGCGAGAGCTTGCTTTCGGACCAATCTGTCCTCGCGCAACGCAAAGATCCGGATCTCTACCCCGAGGTCACGAAGACCGGGCAAACTTTTGGCGCGTTCCGAACGTTCCGCTCCTGGACCTTCGGCCGCCATACGCCGCTTCGGCAGCCACAGCCGGCCGACCTTCCGGAGGACCAACTTCTGCCGGACAGCAGCAATCTCGCTCTAGTTCTGAACCAGATCGAACACGCCGGTGATGCCCGCGTGAACGATCTTCTCAAGCGGTTCTTTCCTCGCTTCAGGCGGTTATCCACGCGCGTATCAGGGGGCACGGTGCAGTTTTACCTGCACGAAGCGGACTTCGATACTCCGATTCCAGCTACGCGGCTCTCCGATGGTACGCTTCGATTCGTGGCACTGCTGGCCGCCCTCTATTCGGCCTCGCCACCACCGTTGCTGTGCATCGAGGAGCCCGAACTCGGTCTCCATCCCGACTCGGTGGCGCTGCTGGCGGATGTGCTGGCGGAGGCGTCACAGCGAACGCAACTCATCGTTACCACGCACTCCGACGCCTTGGTGTCAGCGCTCAGCGGCCAGCCCGATGCCGTAGTAGCCTGCGAACGCCCCGGCGCAGGCACGGAACTTCACCGCCTTGACCCCGAGAAGTTGGCGATTTGGCTTGACGACTATCTCCTTGGGGATTTGTGGCGAATGGGCGAACTCGGAGCGAACCCATGA